CCTATAATAGTCATCCATGTAGGGAAAATCGTGCACTTGATAGCAATTTTTACCATCTCTGACGAGTTGAAGACTCTTATCATTGGGACCTCTTCCAATGTtatcttctccgacaactcggACTGCTCTGAAAAACGCAGTAGTTCTGGCATCTGGATAACGATAAAATGAACTTTTATATCTGTACCGTCCCGTCCCCATTGGTGGAGTTTTTTCACCTTGGAGAGCATAAACCTCCCCTCTCCAACCAACCACAGGAGCGGATTCTTTTATAGTATTGAATAATTCTCTTGGCCAATACCCAACATTACTCATATTTTGTCCAATTGATACCCACCAATTTCCACTGTTATGATCCTATTTAAGAAAATGCAACAAATTAAGAAATATAAAGTTAGTTACCGACCCATAATTCATTCACCAATTAATTAgagaaaatttaataaccattataataaataataataataataataataaacgaACTTTCTCTCACCTGGAAAAGATAGGTTGCCTCTTCACATATTTCACCACCATAGGTAGAAGTTTTGGTAAAAGGTGCACCAATGGGTATTTCTCTGTTAACTTGGATAAAACCATTGCATATAACATTGAAGCAGCCAGTCCTTTGAGAGTCATCTGCCTGTTTCATtgaaatatatacatatatattaagaaataatattatatatatatatatacgatAACCCCCTCCCTCCGCCCCCCcaccctccccaaaaaaaaaaataaaatagaatgaaTGCTGAGGCAAATTGGCAATAGAACTTCGCTTGACTTACAGTCCAATATCCAAAAAAATGGGTCTTGTTATCACCATATAACCTAGGATTCACCTGATGATCACAAAATTTATTTTCGTCAGTTTAGATGCTAGAGATTGCCAAATAATTGTAACTCAAATAAAAATGtttgaaatcatttatttaTTGTCTTAAAAGTgtagaaacaaaagataaaCAAACAAGGGTATAGAGATAGAACTGACATGCCATCCAACTTGTACTTGGTCTTGTCCACCTTGAACCCACATAAAAGCTCCACTGTATTGATTAGTGGAGACTGGGGGATTATGTATACTCATGCACGTTGAACCTCCATGGTACTTCAAGTTTTCATCTTTCAGTGCAAAACCTTCATACTGAATGAAGTGTGTTAATACCAATTTTTATAACCTTTCATGTATGCAATTTTGCTTGTGAAATAATCCACACATGGATAGTGTGTGAATCTTTAACCCTATTGTTAtttattagggtaaattatagatcaccccctggtttttgaaaaaaactcaaatcagcccctctacagtaatggtgttagtctactattacttattggtgtgaaaggactattttatccttgtactataacattagaattaaattttcaatactacccttccttcatcttcaacctaaatgGACAGCTTCTTTTGGGTTAAAATCAAAGCTTTCCGCCATCTATAATGGCGGttctttaaaataaaataaaaaaatctctgtAGGATGCAAGTTTAAAACTTGATGGAATGGACGGAGAAGGGGCGAAGTGATTCGTGAAACCCTAAGATGAAAGCAAGAAGGTTGGGTTTAGTGGGAATTCCACATAACTTTTGCAAAAGATAAGATTTTTAATAGCTGGATCCGTGGaggaaattagaaacaaaaacagGAAATAAAACATAGAGAAATTTAAAGCATATATAGAAAAAATTGAAGTGGGAAAAAAATGTAAGGAAAGAGACTTCCGGCGACTCCCTGAAATATACAAGCACAAGCACAATTTGTGGAGAGAGGAAGTAACAGAGATGTTCACGTTGTGAATTTGTTCTCGAGAACGATGAACTACATGTACAGGCCTCAACCACCCCCTCGCCCCCCGCAGAGTGAGAGTGTTGATGGATAGGTATAGATATACCAAATGCATAATCTAAGTGAACAAAAAACAACTGATGAGgcagaagaacataaaaaaaacaggTTTTGACTCTTGAGTGTTTACTCCAAcaacgaaaaagaaaaaaaaaaacagagaagggaaACAGAAAGCTTAAGAAAAATTAAATCAGACACAGTCTCTGGGAATTGGGTAGTAGCATGAGATCAGACACAATCTCCCCATTGTTGGCTGAGAAcaatggcattttttttttttgaaacccttatAACCCGCAAGGGTTTTCAGATTACAGCGATAGCAGTTATTTTTTCCGGTATCCTTCGTCGGCATACTGGTCGCCATATGAGTTTTTCCCTTTGTCGGGAGTTGTAGAGCAGGTGGGCACTCCGATAACCGTGATTTGTAGGTTTCTAACTGCAATTTTAAAACCCTATATCGATTCTTATTTTTTGCATCTAGGAATGGAGTTTTTGAGGGCGGAGACGGCGGTGGAGTTGGAGGATGCATCttgtaatttcttctctttcttctctatccGGTGAAAACCTGAGATTGAGTTGCCAGTgtgaggaagatgatggaatttggggtttttagtttcaagggtaaaatcgtaGATCAACACtgatcaagggtagtttagggatttaaatttatttaactggctgacatcatcacttaatagcataaaactaacggtagggactaatttgtcattttgtggtctaaaccagggggtaattcgagttttttcaaaaatcagggggtgatctgtaatttaccctatttgTTATTATTTGGGTTAATTTCACGGACGGCCCCCtgtaagtatataatatatcacGGACATCccaaactttggaaaaatatcacagactacccttactttatgttttaatttcaacttagtccactctgttaggtctgtgcagttaagttgctgttaattcttttataatggtgaaattacccttaccacaggtgaacttcccataatacccttaatgtaTTAAACAATGGGTTCTCCTATCAAACCAACACGGACTGGTTCGATCAGACCAAAAGGACTGAACCGATCTTGAATTCCAAcacatcgtcttcttcctctcaaatCTCCCCTTTACTCTGCTTCCATATCTCGTCTCCGTGAAAGGCCGCTGCTGCAACCAAACCCTAAATTGAGATATGTAGATGAGTAGATATTCGATCGTAGATGGCGATCCGAAGGCGAGAATGGTGTCTGTAGATCACACGAGGCTTGATTCGATAACGAATGAAATTAGGGTGAAGATTTGAGGGTGGGAAATTTAGGGGAAAACGAAGCACTTTTTCTAGCCATAAGACTTGCAAACCTCTCACACTGCATTTGTAAAACTGTTAGCCAGCGTTGTGCCCCAAATGCCATTCCACTAGTTACATATTGATTGAAAACCTGATGAACTGGTTTATTCTCTATCTCTACATGTTCTACCCATTTAACCTGTGTTGAAATGGTTCCATTAAATCATCAACTTGAAACTAAGAAGAAATGCCATTTAAAAAGCCAAATAAATTAAGCACATATCAATCCATACCCTCGAATATCCATTAGGCATATCTTCAATAATGTAACTAGATGGCCTTCTTATGTATATAGGGAATGAAAATTGGTGATTGTCATGTAAGATATCAATTGGTAAATCAACAATTGTCCaagttccttcttcttcaatgatgcAACGAAGCTTTTTTTCGTTGTAGAGGAGTGAAGATTAAGAGGAAAAAGAGTTCAGGAGTTCCAAACAGTAAAACAAGTctgaaattttagggtttcaaatcctTCGTTCAATGACTCTGTTTTAGAAAACCAAaacggcggtggtggtggttggaGTTTGGAGTAGGACTAACCTTAATAAGGCACCTACAACGTCATTTTTCAAAGTTAGGATACCTCAAATGTTACTTTTCCAAACTTAAGGCACCTTAGATGtaatttatctattttttatttaaataactaaggggtaaaatgaacATTTAAACTTTGAgtgctaactgtgcttaatgtcatggggaaggttgatattttgacaagGTTTGGCATGTCCGTGATATATTGTATACTTACAGGGTGgttcgtgaaattttcccttattgTTTTTGTGGGTCGAGGGAGAGTTTAGGGGAGACTTACTTTGGTACCAGGGGCCACATTTAAGAATTGGTGAAAATTTCCAGAAGATTTTGAGTAGGATTTCCACCTTATTAGATCTTCTTTTGTTGTCCTCCTAATTGGAACTGTTCCTAATGGGCAACCCCCTCCATCGAGTCGGAGATCCGGCTGTTCTGCTCCAGAAAAAGCTTCTTTAGGAGTCTCTCTTTGAACCGAAGAACTCATCTGCAATTTTGATCCAATCATATCATGTTAAGTCCTCTCGTCAAGTAtgtgattgaaaaaaaaaagacacataAGTTGAATGTGATCATGACACAGATCAAGAATACCTCGGGTATGTGGTTCTCGAGTAATGGGTTGTCGAAGGCTGGTTGTTTGTAGAAATCAACACAATCATATGTTTCGCCATTATCTGTCTGTATAAATTAACAAATCATCTTCCATTGATCATTCAATGTATGttttcaataataataaaaataatgaaacatTTCATCATCtataaatcaagagaaggaatAGTAGTGAgtgatctatatatacataccTTGATACTCTTGACTGCAGGCTTGTTCATACGTTTGAGTTGTCTCTCCAACtcaacatcttcttcttccatggtgaGGGTAGTTCCTCCTCCGTAAACTCCATTGTAACTTAGAATGATTGAAGAAGTTGCTAACAAAGCTACAAGCGTGACCATCCTTAACGCCATTATAATAAACAAAGGATCTGAAATCTCTATGATTTCCTTGGTAGCATGTAAATGGTCTCTACTATATATTGGCTATCTATCATCAGATCTTGAGTTGTCTCTCTTGAAGAGCGTACCATATCTGTTGCATTGGACAATAAATATTTGGTTGTCTCCCAAAATTTAAGGCATATTTCAATTACTCAATCTTAATGACCAATTAAGTTTAGTTTTCTCAGTCCTTGGAACTTCTAAACAAATGGGTATAACGCCATGACCACAGCTCATTCTAATGAACGTTACTTTGGTTGCTTACTGGTGCATTTTTCATGCAGGTAGTAACCGCCAGTAACGCCATTATAAGTTACTATTAGGATTCGGCTCGTCCACAGCCTGGCTTTGACCGGCCAACCTGCTGCGCAGAGCTCGCCACGTGGCATAATGGCAATTCAATGGTAGTTTTAAcattaaattcaaatttgaattttaaaacgGGTTAAGGGAGAGAACCAAAACCGAATTACACCCACCCAACCGGTTTGGCTAACTAAAATAAACCAAACCCCCATAATGCacaattttcctttcttcattcttcattcttcattcttcttcttcgtcgcTTTGCGACCACTGCAACCACAAATCGTTGAATCATTTGTTAATGGTGCCCTGCCATCTACCTTGCATAATCCTGAAAAGCTATTTTATGACTCTGGTCCCTTGTTCCTACAGATGGAAAAATAACAACCCAAGCAAGGAATTGAATCTGAACCCATCGCAAAAAGGCACTCAAATCTCTATTActaacaaaaatagaagaagaaaattattcaTCGTTGTTCTTCTCAAGTCGTTGCATCAGAATtttacatacaataatataCAAGAGAAGTCAGAGTGAGACTGTGAGAGAGGGGGAGGATGAAAATGCCAAGTAGAGATTGcaatttctctttctcattcatTGATTTATTATTTCTATGTTCTTTTGTACAATAAAAAAGAGGGAAATTTATGAATACACCCCTGAGGTATGGGCTTATTGCTAATGCATCCATCTATATGCACTATTTATACTTACCTCCCTACCTTTCATATTAATTGATAAGTCAATCCAAGTCGTTAGTTTTTCCCGTTAGTCACAAACAGGATGTGTTTTATGGAAACTTTTGGACCAAAATACCTTTGATAGGGTAAAATTACATTAATGACCTCTTTTTCTTGCTACGTCACACCTGCGATCATCCATAACTTGCAACCACAGAACCTGTGCTCCATATAGTCTGTTCTAGCAGAGTGCATCATGACCAACTACACATCACCTGACGGGAGATTGCTTTTGAAGCTTGTGCAttttaattacttaattatACATATACCCTGATCATGATTTAtccattaaaattttcaaagttGGATCGTAATTAATATACTTAATTTTTAATACCCCTTGTGTGTTAGGGGACGAAATAAGCTAGGAACATACAAATGGGATTAGAGAATCCACCCTAACTACCTGCCCATTTAGCCACTTAATTACTTTTTATTTAGCTTTAATTTTCCTTTCTATATAAAACCTCTCTGGGATTTTTCTCAATGCATGGTTAGAAGTTTTCCCAAACAACTATCAATGAAGGAATTGCTGGTCAAACAAtggtccagggataaaaccatggttccctagggaaaccaattaactgaaaattagggttttgcatgccctgggttatcccatggtgtcccatggtgccccattaaattttagggttttccatggtcgcctaTGGGAActctggtgcatccctattagggtttctccttccctattacgtcccataaaattaattatcacaatagggacggagaaattcatctctagtccattacatggcaagagggatccatctcaTACTCGAATGCGTAATGGAAATTAATCAATTCGAGTTTCGtacgcatcccataaatattaataatcaataaactgaaggaattaataaagaactgctaacctggtgagcctcaagtgttgctcctccaatagacagtggttttTCTTCTAGTGagtgctccaagcaaacagatctgaacctccaatggtgctaccaaggttcttcaagccaatctcagatgctctcgaactcttcagcatagatctagggtttctcaaaccctaactctcaaacacagatgagagaagcaagaagaagaagagagatcacaagagggagagagagagacctaaaatgtaggagagagagtgtctgccaaaaacgtggagagcttcttctcccttctgcgttttggtcccttatttataataatagggtttaattaaatcctagatagatttaataaagccctagtgagagtcagactctctctttctcagtctgacagttctgtttaaactcagagtactccacaggtgaagaagcagaatctaatagagaaagtattaattaattactttatttaatatttaatggataattacaattagcaccatatccattaattaaataaagtactaattaaaatagcaaatttcaaataactccctatatgataactattgaTCATATACAACcgccccactaatcaacaccatcattatggaatctagggcatgtacacatatactgtcaaaccccaattcatagtacatgtccatataagagagtctgtgcatctgatcgggtcccgtaaaacttgattaaacactttatttaaataactatttataatgtatcattttatgtaaaatagattttttgcaaaaccatttccaaaacggcactggatctagattctgatccgaccatgcacaaacaatctctatcttggtgttccccaatcgggcagtggttgccaggttggataactccttcactcacaaagtgttcacgcattcccagaacatcggctttggctcgcttgagtctcagtcattgatgaaccaaagaatgcgatcacactttgtagtgacagggtttcctcaggcatagggtgtcattgacacatgtctatcccttcctacatctggcagtaatacatgagggaatcgacaaagtagattcttcgccaatgcacacatcaaacatgtgagcactcgtattcgtaccctgacatcacatgtctagacATACCCAAtacgacgaccatatgataagggtgcccagcccaaaccctagtcgtgaccatcattttaagtaaaacttagggacacataatgctcaaaaagtttatatcgcatgtgacaatatcaaaataaaatgtataaatattcaatacaaatgtgaaccaggttgaaccggaccaaactgggtttgatggacacacacttgtccaacaatctcccaatTGTACATGAAAGCCAATtcctcatacattttaaacccatgccctccatgtgtatCTCAAACACTCCTGCTGACAAGCCATTTGTCATGGCATcggacacattttcagttgtgtccactttggagatactcacgtcgtcctgctggataatctctctaatgaggtgatacttccgctgctcgtgcttgttcctctgatgagccctaggctccttagcttgtgcaatggcccctctgttgtcacataacagggaaATGGgccccttgacaaggtcagggactacctccaaatctgataggaatttcctcagccaaacaccttttgctgcatcacaagttGCAAGGTATTTTGCTTCGgcagtagaatcggctgtagaatTTTGTTTctcactccgccacacaatggcacccccacccattagatataccatcccggacgtggattttctatcatccttttCAGTTTGGAAAttcgaatctgtgtatcccaatactgacaactgatcagatccaaaaaccaagaaatattccttagtccttctcaggtacttaaggatattcttgacagcactgcAATGCttgcgtccagggttagattgataacgacttaccatatctactgcatagcaaatgttcggcctcgtacacaacatagcatacataagactccctactactgaggcatagggaatcctcttcatctcttcaatgtctgtctgagactgaggacattgagatttggaaagactgactccatgtctgaagggaacacttcccctcttagagttctccatactaaatctggccaggactttgtttATATAgatagcctgtgacaagcctagcatctttttctggcgatctctcacgagtttgatcccaaagatatagctagcttcactaaggtcttttattgaaaacgttgtggataaccactgttttactaatgacagaaaacctacatcgttaccaatcagcaatatgtcatctacgtataaaataaaaaaacatactgccctcccactgatcttcttgtaaacgcatggttcatccatattttgatcaaaaccaaacgatttgattgattaattgatcaaacctgatgttccagctcctagaagcctgcttcagcccataaatggacttCTGCattttgcacacctttctttcttcctccaaggaagagaactcctctggctgttccatgtagattttctcttgtaGGAACCCATTCAggaatgcagtctgcacatccatctgccagatttcatGAAGTGtgcggcgatagccaataaaatcctgatggatttcatcatcgccactggtgaaaaggtttcctcatagtctataccctctttctgggtatagccctttgccatcagtctcgctttgaatctctcgaccttttcatctgcgcccttcttcctcttgaagatccatttacatccgattggcttgacgccaagtggtggatcgactagagtccagaccttgttggaatgcattgaatcgatttcagagcgcattgcctctagccacctagtggcatcaacatcctttagagcctcagagtatgtcatcggatcatcatccgattcaactaataccatgtggaactcttccactatttcctcttcgattagaagagtaagcctggtgggtggtctaatagtcctcccattgcgtcgaggttcttcaggtgttggtatttcagctgGAATGTCAATTGGTCTCTGTAAGTATCGCGGTCCTccgggacgaaggtttcctcagcccttctttctggtgtcttggtgacatagggttttgggagatacatgtgtgtgtgtatggatgtggataacattgtcaatatatgataaataggggattgggatcatgcattaaaatatgttaacctaatgagaagtcgccacctagggttagggcctaggacccattaagtgtagccctacccgtggtgagcggaatcggccacgtgactccatatggtccaaccaaaggttcgggtaaggggtcaagttatgagtgtgggaaggtgttaggcacccacctcgcccggaagCTTCGGTCTCTCGTGTTAGATGCTacgtaaggacgaatgttgtttctctcttattacggggatgggggatattatgaactacattcaggtgctatgaattaaactaaagtacaataaactacattatatatgtgaaaagtGCAGACTAAagcggtaaaatatgaaaggactacattggatcgacaAAAATGTAATAATTATACCtatatggttgtatgcccctggctcagggagatggacgaatggtgACGTTGCTTCTTTCTCGGCGAATAACTGGCTCTtttgagtgatttggaaaagagtaaacgCAGACGAGAATAACGCTCGTAAcaaggagtttcgatggttatccgtgcacggatgggataccaaagctaaggagccaaagcgctctatactcggagggacaatcgaaggatccgTCCACCCTGGGGAAACtcacatactcacacactcatgagagaaggaggagaaatgagggtgaaaagggggaaaagatgctaggaatcacttgggaagggtctctctacccaaaattccttggaaaatgtgggaggggaccctcctatttatagggagggaccttttctctctccttgccgaaaagtcctccacggcgccgtgggtgacgttagcaggctgatgtcacaccccctcatggcaccgtggaaatccggtacacctcCCCACAGTGTCGTGGGAAGgtgtccacggtgccgtgggaataGTCCACGGCGCGTGGCGCTTgatgccatttttccttgtttttgggcctaaaatgggccattttgtgctcggcatggttcttggtcctatgggccaggtatctttgggtctgaaaagagggggggtgcatcgtccatcgtccatgtcccgttgtcatcatcgccaattaggggtgacaaaaatcgAGTGTCTACGAGTCTCACTTCAGGAAGTGACATTTTCAGGCTATCGATAGCTCCTTAATGACTCTTGGTTCGGACCtcgggtcatcatttcttcctctagaaatgtgacatgtttacttacaatgaccttttggtcaaccggatcatagaaataatatccaatcgtgcctttggggtagcctaagaaataaaatcttgaagtcctggattccaacttatctgtctgttgctttcgcacatgtgctatgcaaccccattacctaaggtgttgaatactgggtttttgcccttttcacaactcaaagggtgtcttagctacagacttagatggaaccctattcaagatatatatcgccgtctctaaagcgtacccccagaaagaaagaggcagctcgcTATACGTGAGCATCGTCcgaaccatatccaatagggtccgattgcgtcgttcggatacaccatttttttGTGGTGTACCAGGATTAGTttgttgactaactatcccttgtgatatgagataatctttaaattcatccgatagatactaccctccatgatctgatcgtaaggacttgatgcgtttatcgagctatctttcgaccttggcttgaaattctttgaatttatcaaaggcttctgatttcctaaacatcaagtatatgtaaccatatctagagtaatcatcggtgaatgtgataaagtactcatatacatacctcgcttgtatgtttatgggtccacacacgtcagtgtgtatcaactccaacagatctgtggctctagcacttttattgctaaagggtttcttggtcatttttccctgaaggcatgactcacatgtggggaatggttccaccctcagactctctaagggcccatcccttactaatctactgattcggtccactttaatgtgacctaatctcagatgccacaggtatgttgagttcactggagttgttttccttttcaaatcaacatttgaaacaacattcattctaataggggaatctagaaaatacaaaccactttgcatatatccagatgccacaaaggaattattaaaatgaataattaacttagaattaaaggagaaaccatatccatccaaaacaagttttgaaactgaaattatcttcctcttgaaagagcgTACAtaataacaatcctttaaaactaaactaacagaactaaaatttaaaataaaagttcccacagtcattgccatggtctcagccccagtgcccatccgaaaatgcacctcatttctttttaggttccttgtctccttgaacccctgcaaatcattgtaaatgtgaacagtggaaccactatccaccaaccaacaattggtcggttcaaaagacaaattagactcataaagaatatgaacatcacatgtaccttctttagcagcctctgtttcatccgacttcttgtctttcaaagtcaCCAGGTatgcacgacagttccttttccagtgaccctctttcttgcaatagaagcacttgcctttgcctttatttctAGACTTTtcacccttggttttcagggtcttacccttactttcttttttcttcttcttcccacttgaagaaggctttgcctcagttgcattgacctcagccttatctTTTTTCAAAGACACCttagcctctaccagtgcattagcaagctctgtgagctccatctccttgttAGACATCTTGTAGGATATCCTAAAGGTTGCATAGGCAGgggtgagtgatgctaagatcatatcgagtcttgtatcgcaggctgaaatcggtacccatggattccaatttttcaaaagcAGTTGATCAACTTCATTGCATGATCCATCACCGGAGTCCCCCAGGACATCTTGTAATTGTGGATTtaactcaccacatcagaatgggcatGTGTCAATTgctgttgaacaattcaacaagcttatccatcttactcCCGTAgtacgtatatccttgaccgagtcagAAGCGATTTCTctaacgatcctaggatataaaatgatgccttggaatccctcataacgaaatcctgcatctcttcatttgcctcaaaatcatttgggtcgggttgaggaggaattTGTTCATCTAGAAGCGTATACGGTCCTTCACAGAtcggagcaacttaatgctccggtaccaatcgacatagtttgtatcgttaagtttgtattcgctaatgagtatTAACa
The nucleotide sequence above comes from Telopea speciosissima isolate NSW1024214 ecotype Mountain lineage chromosome 3, Tspe_v1, whole genome shotgun sequence. Encoded proteins:
- the LOC122653874 gene encoding uncharacterized protein LOC122653874, with translation MSIHNPPVSTNQYSGAFMWVQGGQDQVQVGWHVNPRLYGDNKTHFFGYWTADDSQRTGCFNVICNGFIQVNREIPIGAPFTKTSTYGGEICEEATYLFQDHNSGNWWVSIGQNMSNVGYWPRELFNTIKESAPVVGWRGEVYALQGEKTPPMGTGRYRYKSSFYRYPDARTTAFFRAVRVVGEDNIGRGPNDKSLQLVRDGKNCYQVHDFPYMDDYYRHTFFYGGSGC
- the LOC122653878 gene encoding uncharacterized protein LOC122653878, which codes for MALRMVTLVALLATSSIILSYNGVYGGGTTLTMEEEDVELERQLKRMNKPAVKSIKTDNGETYDCVDFYKQPAFDNPLLENHIPEMSSSVQRETPKEAFSGAEQPDLRLDGGGCPLGTVPIRRTTKEDLIRWKSYSKSSGNFHQFLNVAPGTKVSLP